The sequence below is a genomic window from Lolium perenne isolate Kyuss_39 chromosome 7, Kyuss_2.0, whole genome shotgun sequence.
GGACTCGGAGGCACAGCGCGTCCCATCCTTCGACGGATATGGAGCATTTTCCTTTAACAAACTGATGTGAGGGAATAGCATTTCACACCATTTGTTGGGGCTAAAGTTGTACAAAACCACAACTTCAATTTATTGTTGCACAAAACACCACTTTTTCATGCAATTCTTTGCAGAGAACATAATAGTACTAATTAAAAAACCTAATAGGCCATTAGCAAATCAGACGCACTATCACGAGCCCAAGCCAAGCTCAATGTGATCAAACTGGTCTGCTAAAATTCATCAACCAGTTAAGCACACATGTTTCACACAACGGTTTGTACAAATTTGGAAACACTACAGGAAAACGCTTCTCCACCGATCGTACTTGCTGTCGGCATAGCGCACAAAACCGTCGGCACAACCCTATGCTGACGGTCACCATCAGCCCACCACCCTCGGCAAAGCGTGTGACGGCACAACGAAAGAACCATCGGTACAATATAACCGTCGGAATAGACCAGCTATGCTGACGGGTTTCTTTGGCCGTCAGCACAGATGTTGCCGTTAGGGCTCCACCACTAACAAACGGGGGGAACGACGCCTGACCTATGCCAATGGTCATAGGTTGGCCACGTGTTAGGCGCTGACACCCTCGTGGACGGCTCGCCTGCAGGAGCTATGCCGACGGTCTAGTGACCTCGGGCGCAACAGGGAGGGAGCTATGCCAATGGTTCATAAACGCATGTGGATTTCATAGACAGGTGGAAGCTTCAGCCCCAACAAGTGGTGTGAAGTGCTATTTCCTCAactgatgtggattttgagattGGCGAAGCCAATATAAACGCATAGCTACTAAAGTAAACATCGCTTCTCGCTGAAAGCATATTCCGACAAAGTCTCAAAGCTGGGATTTGATCCCTTGTGGGATGAGGAGAGCACCATTACCCTCATAACCATTCAAAACCACATGTTAATTTTGATTTCGTTGCGGGCTTAGCAAACCGTGGAAGTGATAACAAATGATCACGTTGATATTATATGGGAGCGACTGGAGATCAGGTGACTGATACTTAAATAAGTATGAGTCAGCTGACGTCATCGCATGTCCACAGGCCACGAAAAAGAAACAACCTATCGTCCAGCAAAGTTGTTGGGCTTCTACTTTTTTCCTTGTGTTGTTCTTGCACTTTTTATTGGGCTCAAATTGCTGGGCTTCATCTGTTTGGGCCACGGCCACTTTCACGTCAAGAAAAGACAGGTACGGGAGATCTCACCTAACCTCCACCGTCTCCACCGATCGCACACAACCACTCCATCCTTTCCTCCTTCCTCGTACTACAGAGGAGCAGTAATGGAGGATTTGGTCCATGAAAAAGAACAAGAGAGACCACCAGAATCGAAGAAGAATCCAAGAATCCAAGAGAATCTTACGAAAATCAAAGGCCCAGAAGTAGATCTGGTTGCAAATCAAAGGCAGATAGGTACTCACATTCACTCACCCCAGCAGAtcccttcttcttcatcttctgaaacTTTGCACAAACAAAATCTCCTCTCTTATTTCATCTTGTCATCCTTTGTAGGTTTACCTGTCAGAGAAATGTTGGACACATATCATGGTAAGAAGAAAAAATGTCATAGAATTCACAAACATGATTATGAGTTGCAtgaattcagatttgaactattttttgcaTGGAGAAAGTAAGCCCAGATATATTTTGTTTACACAGATGTCATGAACAAGTATAGTGAGTATCTTATGAGTACAACAACTAACAGTGCAGAGGTTAGACCAAAAATGAATATTCAAAAATATCTCAACTGATGGGTGTACTATTATTATTTTCTGATGAAATTTTTTACTTTATTATGATGCAAAACTGTTACTGCTTGGAGGAAAAAACAGGTGCTGGTTGGAGTGGAATCATTGCTAAATTCAGGAACTATGCCAGTTGAGGAAGCACTAGAAACCCAGGTCCATATATGTTTGAAATACCTAAGTTTGTATCCATGTCAAACTGATAATGACCTGATCAGTTGATTTTTCGTAGTTCGAATTAAAAACGAAGTGATCACTGTATTTGTGGGACGGGGCCCAAATGTCGCCACAACAGTTAGCGCCCTCGCGAGGCCAGGGGACGTGGACGGCGCGGTGGAAGATGCCATCGTCTTCCTCACGCTGCTCCTCTTTCCCGGCGAGATACCCGCCGTACCACACGTCGTCGCCACGTTTCTTGGCGATGGTGAAGgacgagcaggaggaggtgcctCCTCGCATGCGTCACCATGGCGGTGGCAGCATCGTCGTTATCCATGAACGGCGCCACCTTTCTCCGCCACGCCAGCTCCACCCCGTCAAGCGGGAGTGGACGCTGCCGCCAGAGTACAAGGCGGTGGCGTCCATCATCAAGGCGGAGGACGACCCCGAGGAGTTCTCGGGACTACGCCGCGCCTAGCTGGAGTCGTTCCAGGAGACAGACGAGTTCGTCGAGGCCTGGAGCACGGCGGATCACCGCCCCGCAGAGAATGAGCGTCGTCACCGCCTCGGCCTCGTCGTCAACCTGGACGACGATGACAACGCTGGCCATTCCAGCAGGCCGCGCAGGAGGCGCGGGGACGCCGGTCAGAGCTACAGCTACCTCACGCAGCCGAAGGAGGAGCccagcgacgaggaggacgactacgCGGCGGTACTAGGCCTAGGCGGCAACGGCCGTTACTAGTTTTAGTTTTTTTAAATGTCTATGTTTTTTAATTTGTAGAAATATTGGTCAAATATGGTCGAACTAAAATCTAATATTTCTATGAATTGTGTTACATTTTAAAATTAAATTTTTTTTTAGTATAGGGGTCACGACTGGGAGCCGTCCGATCCCTATTTGTTTTACCGCCAGCGCCTCCATTATGGACCCTAAAACAGCTCAATTCATCACCAAACTTAAAAAGTAAATTAGCCCAAATAATCTAGCCCACGAAAAGATATTAGGAAGATCCAGGTCATCCAGTGAGACCAAATGCTTAGATGGGCACAGAGGTCAAAAgctcagagagagagagagagacggacATTGAAGCAAAGTTTAGAGGGAGGGACGACATTGAAGCAGAAGAGGGGGAGTTGCATCTTATCCTCTGCGTGAGAACTTCACAGAGGCATTCTAACTTGAGGAAGCCTTAGAATAGTTTCAAGAAGCCTTATAGAATAGTTTCAGGAAGCCTCAGAATAGTTCCAGTAGTCTTTGACTTATTGGTAAAACAGACCGCCCGTCGAAATGATGTGCTTCCTAGATGTATCATGTACCCATACACAAAGCCACCTCGTCGATCTGTTACTAAATTTAAAGCATCTGGGGTCTTCCATTAGCATACATACACAAGCATCATGCAGCTCACATCACTGCTAGATCCAAGCCTACATTAAACAAGCCAGCAAGCACGCCACGCCTAGTAGTGCGTCAAACAACAACACAGGCAATGTGGAAATTATTACTCAGTACAAACGACGACGTCTATCTTAGAGCCGTCCTGCAGGCCGCCGGCTGCCTAGTAGTGGCCAGCACCGGCGGCAGGAGGGTAGTACGCCCCGGCACCAGGCGGCGGAGCGGGCGCCGCCGCGACCCCATGCTTGTTGTGTCGGGCGTGGCCGTGGCCGCCGAGGCACCCGGTGGCGCCGTGCTTGTGGATGCGGTGCTCGATGGCCTCCTCGCGGTGGAGCGCCTTGTCCTGGTGTAGCTCCATCTTGGCGGCGGCGACCTTGGCCTTGCCGCGCTCGTGCGCCAGCTCCCGCTCCGCGTGcgacctcgccgtcgccgcctcagCCTTCTCCTCCGCCTTGGCGCGCGTGATCTTGGTCTTGGCCTTCACCGCGCTCACGCCGTCCTTCACCTTCTCCTTGGCAGCCTGCATCTTCTTCACTGGTCTAGTTTCCTCTCCTGTTCTCTTCCTTCCTTGCCTCTCTTCGGTTCTTTCACTCACTCGCGCTTGGTTCCGTTTGGATGTGGTGGTCTGCTCGATGGAGTGAAATTTATACGGACGGGCAGACTCCACGTGAACAAATCAGTGAGCGGCGCGTGGTGGACACGTGGCACACATGCATGTTTTACGACAGAACGACCGATAGAGAAGACGGCCAGCTGGGCTGACGGAAGGATGCTTCCAGAAAAGGGAATAAGTACACGTACGTCAGGAAATCAATGCATGCAGTCGTGGTGCATGGGCATGGCGGTAGTCAAGCGCCCCACGAGAGGCTGCGATGGGATGGGacgttacttggcacaacaatgcacaaaactaagataaggagaggttgctacagtagtaacaacttacgGAAATAAATAAGTACCAACGATTATTTGTATAGAAAAGATATCACTAACTAGGCATCTATCTAGTGTAAGAAAATTTTAAAATAAACAACTTGGATGTACAAACATCGGAATAGCATAGATAATTAACCATCACTGAGCGGTCATTTAGGGCCTTAGCTGATGCTCCGGGTTATTTCCCTCTCGATGATGAAGCAGGACTATCGCTCGATCAAACAAAGGGGGCCCTCATCATCAAGAATCTGATCTTGCTCTGAATCATCTACCAAGGGTTCGCTGTCAATGCAATTTGAGTTGTCCAACTCCGGTGCCTCTAAGTAAGAAGTATCTCTATTGGCAAGCTCTCATTGACATAATCCGGTGTAGGTGTAAGGGAGTTGACTCTCATGTGGATCAAGAAATATCTAAGTAGTGCTTAGGGCATGCTgtgagcattgagcaggaggcaaGGCGAGCTAGGCCGGACGAAATATGTCATGTTTGAGGGTGCTTTTAGAATTCCTTTGCCTTTTCACTGAGCTCTAAAAAAAAACTGTATTTACTCTATAAAACCCTTTGAATACATCTAAGTTCTGAGTTGGAACTTTCATGGCTAAAAAACCTAATTTTTTCGATTATCTATTGATGTGTATCTATCTTTCTCATTTCATTCATGAGAAGCTAGATGAGAAGAAACTCACATGTCTAGTTTTACAGTAGGAGATAACCTAGCCAACTGAAACATCTTTCTAGCCAGAGGAAATCCACTCATTACACATAGTTCATAGGCTTTCTGTAAATTTCTCAATCCGTAAATCCAGCAATACCGACTTATCTAAACCTACCAACTAGATCCACCGCTAGCAATTGACTTTTTTCTACATCCAAGAGAGGCAACCGCCACGACCAATGCCGTGGAAACCTCAAAGAGTGGTCAAGGCGAAGACCTACGAGCACAGTTGCAAGCGGGGTCTCATGAGATAACCCAAATCCGACTTCTCTCTTTTCTTGAGGTGTCCGTTCTAGTTTATTTCATTACttttagttcaaatttaggataaATGTTTAATTAGAAATAACAAAATGAACTGAAAGCTAAACTTTCACAGATCTCGCTTGCAACCCACAAGCCAAGCCTTTCGCGGCAGGATAGGTCCACTTTTGGGCTCAATGAGCCTCGTCCTGCAAAAACGAGCGTTTTTCTTACCAATTTTTTAGCTGTTTTAAAATTTGTGCGATGTAGAGAATCTTTCTCCCGTGGGTAACCAAACAGACCCGTTTTCATTTCCTTCCATGCGAGAAAAAACTTTGTGACCAACCAAACAGACCCTTCATATCCGAGAAATTACGTGGGCCATGTCAGAAAAAAACAAGAGATTACGTGGGCTCTCGAGCGAAGGTCTGCTGCCCCCGTCCAGTGGTCACGTCCGCCCAGGAGATGCAGCTTCCCGTGTGTGAGCCTCGATTTTAGGTAACGGCTCCTACACTGGCATAAAGAGCTAAACGAGAGCTAAACGAGAGCTCGTTTCCTTGACTTGTTTGGCCTTGGCTCGTTTTCTCAACGAACAGAGTCCAAACATTATATTTTGGTCGTTAACGCTAATGAGCTAAACAATCAAGCTAATGAGTTTCATGAGCCACTCGTTAAGCTCACTAGCAACTAAAAGTTAGCAAGTATAGTGATATGTCTCAAGACATGTAGTCAATCTTAGAAAATTTGACTCACTATCAAAAACAAGAAAGCCCGTCATATGAGCGACCCGGACgaatggaacctgggtgcgcgcacacccatttacgaaaagttcaaaaaatgctatttaaaattttcaaaaaatgtgaagtaaaattttgcatgtacatattatgtcgatacttactcgtgtgagttttcacgaaaaaataccattgtgtgtggcctgcataaaaatgaaaaaatatCCAAATGAGAATAGTGAACAGGAATTTGTACTATTCACAGGAATAGGAATTTGTATTTTGTCATTTTCGTGTAGGTCACACATAATggtatttttccgtgaaaacacacacgagtaagtatcaacataatatctacatacaaaaatttacttcacatttttgGAAATTTTTAAATAGTATTTTTTTGAACTTTCCGTAAATGGGTGCGCACGCACCCAGGTTACATTCACCATTTCCGGTCACATGAGTGCATTTTCAATAACAACCACTTGTCTTACTTGTATCTTAATTATCTCGTATTCTCATCTTCTCCAACCACTAGCCTCGTGCCCCTAAGTATTTGATGACCGCATTCCCATGTGCCCCTTGGTGGCCAACCTACTAGCTTAGCATTTTTCCTGTATTTGCTTCTTAATGATTTTTAATAAGCACTAACGATAACGAGCCGAGTCAAACTTTACTTTTAGCGGGGAAGTTAACAAGCTTAATGATCTGAACCTTAACGATTATGATTTTTAATGAGCCGAGCCTTAACGAGGCGAGCAGCTCGTAAGTCCAGCCCTAACCTGAACCACATGGTCCCCGTCCCTGTCGCCGGTGGAACACCCTCACAGAGTCGCAGGCTCGAGGTTCTTGTCCTGCATCCTCGCCCACCATGGTCTTAATGTGGTCTCGCAGCATGTACGCGCAGTTAGCCGGCTTTGGGTCCGCGGAGACCGGCGGCGAACCCCTACAGTTCGCTGTGGCAAGTTctgggaacatggccggcatccAGAAGGCCATGAAGATGTGTAGGAAGATGGCGGCAGTCACCAGAAAAATGACGCCGATGGGCCCCTCTTCATCCACTCCGACGGTCTCATCGGCCACCACTCTGACATCTCCCTCCCGCTTCCCTCGAACGACTACCTCTCGCCGCCATCGCTGTGGGAAAGGTAGGGGAGCTCCGCTGGCCGCCAGTGGAGAATAAAGCGCCACAGGGCCCTCCCCAAGTCCACAGAACAGCTGAAAAGGCAAAGTCTGGAGTTCATCTGTCTTCTATCATTTTCTGTCGTCTGATACG
It includes:
- the LOC127313867 gene encoding uncharacterized protein isoform X1, yielding MEDLVHEKEQERPPESKKNPRIQENLTKIKGPEVDLVANQRQIGLPVREMLDTYHDVMNKYSEYLMSTTTNSAEVLVGVESLLNSGTMPVEEALETQVHICLKYLSLYPCQTDNDLIS
- the LOC127313867 gene encoding uncharacterized protein isoform X2; the protein is MEDLVHEKEQERPPESKKNPRIQENLTKIKGPEVDLVANQRQIGLPVREMLDTYHDVMNKYSEYLMSTTTNSAEVLVGVESLLNSGTMPVEEALETQFELKTK
- the LOC127311639 gene encoding uncharacterized protein, whose protein sequence is MQAAKEKVKDGVSAVKAKTKITRAKAEEKAEAATARSHAERELAHERGKAKVAAAKMELHQDKALHREEAIEHRIHKHGATGCLGGHGHARHNKHGVAAAPAPPPGAGAYYPPAAGAGHY